From the Bacillus sp. SM2101 genome, one window contains:
- a CDS encoding sporulation protein YjcZ, whose protein sequence is MYGYGGYGYGGHGPFGGFAFIVVLFILLIIVLGVVVRPY, encoded by the coding sequence ATGTATGGTTATGGTGGTTATGGATATGGTGGACATGGACCTTTTGGTGGATTTGCGTTTATTGTAGTATTATTCATACTGTTGATCATTGTACTTGGAGTTGTGGTACGTCCTTATTAG